The following coding sequences lie in one Pelobacter seleniigenes DSM 18267 genomic window:
- a CDS encoding MBL fold metallo-hydrolase yields MRVCLLASGSRGNSALIEADDCRLLIDAGLSGKETERRLATLGLTGEDLNAILVTHEHHDHVGGIGPLARRYKLPVYIDRQTHAALPKLGIIEDLHHFIAGESFSFRGLAISSFSTTHDAVNPVGFTIDSSEGKIGFATDLGMPTRLAADQLKQCRVLVLEANHDEQMLQDGPYPWSLKQRIRSRHGHLSNVEAGRLLEDIRWPGLEALFLAHLSEENNCPDLATTFFTGAFEPFGLFPQIIIGRQHEASLCFSSKETDGGSFGMPGAGYPQVNDIS; encoded by the coding sequence GTGCGGGTATGTTTACTGGCCAGCGGAAGTCGCGGGAACAGTGCTTTAATTGAGGCAGACGACTGCAGGTTATTGATTGACGCCGGACTGTCGGGGAAAGAAACGGAACGCCGTCTGGCCACGCTCGGCCTGACCGGGGAAGACTTGAACGCCATCCTCGTGACCCACGAACACCATGATCATGTCGGCGGTATCGGCCCATTGGCGCGCCGTTACAAGCTGCCGGTCTATATTGACCGGCAAACCCATGCCGCCTTACCAAAACTTGGAATCATTGAAGATTTGCATCATTTTATTGCCGGGGAAAGTTTTTCTTTCCGCGGGTTAGCCATATCTTCATTTTCCACGACCCATGATGCCGTTAATCCGGTCGGTTTCACGATTGATTCGTCCGAAGGAAAGATCGGGTTTGCCACCGACCTGGGCATGCCGACCCGGCTTGCCGCAGACCAATTGAAACAGTGCCGGGTGCTGGTTCTCGAAGCCAACCATGATGAACAGATGCTGCAAGACGGGCCTTATCCCTGGTCTTTGAAACAGCGCATTCGCAGTCGTCATGGCCATTTGTCCAATGTCGAAGCCGGCCGCTTGCTGGAGGATATTCGTTGGCCAGGACTGGAGGCTTTGTTTCTTGCACACCTGAGCGAGGAGAACAACTGTCCTGACCTGGCGACGACATTTTTTACCGGAGCCTTTGAACCTTTCGGGCTGTTTCCTCAAATCATTATCGGTAGGCAGCATGAAGCAAGTCTATGTTTTTCCAGTAAAGAAACGGACGGAGGATCGTTTGGGATGCCCGGGGCAGGCTATCCCCAAGTGAATGATATCTCCTGA
- a CDS encoding phosphoribosylformylglycinamidine synthase subunit PurS yields MAFRIVVGFKPGVKDARGERVQRELKEHLGLKVKAVRTLDVYTVDTRLSNEEVEKVAAGPFSDPVIQEYAINKPLADDFDMLIEVGYRPGVTDNTGRTAKEAIQYLTGRPFAAGEGVYTSTQYLFSGLTDKALAEKVARDFLANGLIQRWTILSAAELDPQTGVPATVPKVVSDTAPAVTSMNLDIPDSELLEISRQGMLALNLEEMACIQRHIADPQVVAERERIGLGAELTDVELEAIAQTWSEHCKHKIFSAKVEYEDQEGNREVIDSLFKTYIMGATAKVRENLGDKDFCLSVFKDNAGVIEFNSDWSVVFKVETHNSPSALDPYGGALTGIVGVNRDGMGTGMGARLIFNTDVFCFASPFMKKELPARLLHPRRIFEGVVEGVEHGGNKSGIPTVNGSILFDDRFAGKPLVYCGTASFMPRMLNGKPCHEKKVQVGDHIVMTGGRIGKDGIHGATFSSEELHEGSPVTAVQIGDPITQRKMFDFLIVARDRGLYNSITDNGAGGLSSSVGEMGEDTGGFELHLDRAPLKYPGLRPWEILISEAQERMTLAVPPDKLAELMELAADMDVEASDLGVFTDSGYFHCLYQGKTVAYLSMEFIHDGLPQMVLSAKWQPKGLEEPVLMQPENMGAELHKLLSRLNICSKESVVRRYDHEVQAGTVIKPLTGVTNDGPSDAAVFRPLLDSFEGVVVAHGICPNYSDIDTYHMMACAIDEGLRNYVAVGGNVDHVAGLDNFCWCDPVQSEKTPDGAYKAAQLVRANQALYDYCVAFGVPLISGKDSMKNDYQIGESKISIPPTVLFSVIGKIDDVRKATSMDVKRPGDLVYLLGMTRDELGGSEYYAEYGALGRNVPQVDAKQALLRYRTLNQAQQQGLVASCHDLSDGGLGVALAEAAFAGGYGLDIDLKAVPAEQVKREDNLLFSESQSRLLVTVHPQDREAFEELFVGQCCSLIGTVCTEQTLTIHGLQGQLLVDESLETLKEAWQAPLREM; encoded by the coding sequence ATGGCTTTTAGAATCGTTGTCGGCTTTAAACCGGGTGTCAAGGATGCCCGTGGGGAAAGGGTACAAAGGGAGCTCAAAGAACATTTGGGGCTCAAAGTCAAAGCAGTGCGTACCCTGGACGTCTACACCGTTGATACCCGACTGAGCAATGAAGAGGTGGAAAAGGTGGCGGCGGGTCCGTTTTCAGACCCCGTTATCCAGGAATACGCCATCAATAAGCCCCTGGCCGATGATTTTGATATGTTGATCGAGGTTGGCTATCGCCCCGGGGTTACAGATAACACCGGACGGACCGCAAAAGAGGCGATCCAGTACCTGACCGGGCGACCGTTTGCCGCCGGAGAAGGGGTGTATACCTCGACTCAATATCTGTTCAGCGGGTTGACTGATAAGGCCCTTGCCGAAAAAGTCGCGCGGGACTTTCTGGCGAACGGGCTGATTCAGCGCTGGACCATCCTCAGTGCTGCAGAGCTTGATCCGCAGACCGGTGTGCCGGCGACTGTTCCTAAAGTTGTCAGCGATACGGCTCCGGCGGTCACCAGCATGAATTTGGATATTCCGGACAGTGAACTGCTCGAAATCAGCCGGCAGGGGATGCTGGCCCTCAACCTGGAGGAGATGGCCTGTATTCAGCGGCACATTGCCGATCCCCAGGTCGTCGCCGAGCGGGAGCGGATTGGACTCGGGGCGGAACTGACCGACGTTGAACTGGAAGCCATTGCCCAGACCTGGAGCGAGCACTGCAAGCATAAAATCTTCTCTGCCAAAGTCGAGTATGAAGACCAGGAAGGCAACCGTGAGGTCATCGACTCTCTGTTTAAAACCTATATCATGGGGGCCACTGCCAAAGTCAGGGAAAACCTCGGGGACAAGGATTTTTGTCTGTCGGTGTTTAAAGACAATGCCGGGGTGATTGAGTTCAACTCCGATTGGAGCGTGGTCTTCAAGGTTGAAACCCACAACTCGCCGAGCGCCCTTGATCCGTACGGCGGCGCCTTGACCGGCATTGTCGGGGTCAACCGCGACGGCATGGGAACCGGCATGGGTGCCCGGCTGATCTTCAATACCGATGTCTTCTGTTTTGCTTCTCCCTTTATGAAAAAAGAACTTCCGGCCCGGTTGCTGCACCCGCGGCGGATCTTCGAAGGTGTTGTCGAAGGCGTTGAACACGGCGGCAATAAAAGTGGTATCCCGACGGTGAACGGCTCGATTCTGTTCGATGACCGTTTTGCCGGCAAACCGCTGGTGTATTGCGGGACCGCTTCTTTCATGCCCCGAATGCTCAACGGCAAACCCTGCCATGAAAAAAAGGTCCAGGTCGGTGATCATATTGTCATGACCGGTGGTCGCATCGGCAAGGATGGAATTCACGGCGCGACCTTCTCTTCTGAGGAACTGCACGAAGGCTCGCCGGTGACCGCGGTGCAGATCGGCGATCCCATTACCCAGCGGAAGATGTTTGACTTCCTGATCGTGGCCCGGGATCGCGGGCTGTATAACTCGATCACCGACAATGGCGCGGGCGGATTGTCGTCCTCGGTCGGTGAAATGGGCGAAGATACCGGCGGCTTTGAACTGCACCTTGACCGGGCACCGTTAAAGTACCCGGGACTGCGACCCTGGGAAATCCTCATTTCCGAGGCCCAGGAGCGTATGACCCTGGCGGTTCCGCCGGACAAACTGGCTGAGCTCATGGAGCTGGCTGCCGATATGGACGTGGAAGCCAGCGATCTCGGCGTCTTTACCGATTCCGGTTATTTCCATTGCCTTTACCAGGGGAAAACCGTTGCCTACCTGAGTATGGAGTTTATCCATGACGGCCTGCCGCAGATGGTGCTTAGCGCCAAGTGGCAACCCAAGGGCCTGGAAGAACCGGTGCTGATGCAACCGGAAAATATGGGCGCTGAACTCCACAAGCTGCTCTCCCGGTTGAATATCTGCTCCAAAGAATCCGTGGTCAGACGTTACGATCATGAAGTGCAGGCGGGGACCGTAATCAAACCCTTGACCGGGGTGACCAATGATGGACCTTCCGATGCCGCAGTGTTCAGACCTTTGCTGGACTCCTTTGAAGGGGTTGTGGTCGCCCATGGGATCTGTCCCAATTACAGCGATATCGATACCTACCATATGATGGCCTGTGCCATTGATGAAGGCTTACGCAACTATGTTGCGGTCGGTGGCAATGTCGATCATGTTGCCGGTTTGGATAACTTCTGCTGGTGCGACCCGGTGCAGAGTGAAAAGACGCCTGATGGTGCCTACAAGGCTGCGCAGTTGGTTCGGGCCAACCAGGCTCTTTACGATTACTGTGTCGCTTTCGGGGTTCCGCTTATTTCCGGCAAGGATTCGATGAAAAACGATTACCAGATCGGTGAGAGCAAGATCTCCATCCCGCCGACCGTGCTGTTTTCAGTCATTGGCAAAATTGACGATGTCCGCAAGGCAACCTCCATGGATGTCAAGCGCCCGGGCGATCTGGTCTATCTGCTGGGCATGACCCGTGATGAACTGGGCGGTTCGGAATATTATGCCGAATACGGCGCCTTGGGACGGAATGTCCCACAGGTCGACGCCAAACAGGCCCTGTTACGCTATCGAACCCTGAATCAGGCCCAGCAGCAGGGGTTGGTTGCCTCCTGCCACGATCTGTCCGACGGTGGTCTCGGGGTTGCCCTGGCCGAAGCGGCTTTTGCTGGCGGGTACGGGCTTGACATCGATCTGAAGGCGGTGCCGGCGGAGCAGGTCAAACGCGAAGATAACCTGCTCTTTTCCGAGTCGCAAAGCCGTTTGCTGGTGACCGTTCACCCGCAGGATCGGGAGGCTTTTGAAGAGCTTTTTGTCGGTCAATGTTGTTCTCTGATCGGTACCGTCTGCACAGAGCAGACCTTGACCATCCACGGGCTGCAGGGACAGCTTCTGGTTGATGAGTCGTTGGAAACGTTGAAAGAGGCGTGGCAAGCGCCGTTGCGGGAGATGTAG
- a CDS encoding phosphoribosylformylglycinamidine synthase subunit PurQ, with translation MASQVKAIVIAGYGTNCEREVAHACRLAGAQADIVHIAELLAGRVQLSDYHFLNLAGGFLDGDDLGSAKAGANRLLYAPVKGSRDSIADQLKQFIAAGKLVMGVCNGFQLLVKMGYLPALNGDYRQTCTLTYNDGGRFEDRWCRLQVDQDSPCVYTSGLEELYLPVRHGEGKFLTIDATTLEQLEKNHLTVLKYADATLQPTMNYPDNPNGSEAAIAGICDPSGRLFGLMPHPEAFVHRTHHPRWTREELPEDGMGLWLYQNAVRFIEKELL, from the coding sequence ATGGCGAGTCAAGTCAAAGCAATCGTTATCGCCGGGTATGGAACCAACTGCGAACGGGAAGTTGCGCATGCCTGTCGGCTTGCCGGAGCGCAAGCGGATATTGTCCACATTGCCGAGTTGCTGGCCGGGCGTGTGCAACTGAGCGATTATCATTTTCTTAATCTGGCCGGAGGGTTTCTCGATGGCGATGACCTTGGCAGCGCCAAAGCCGGAGCTAATCGGTTGCTGTATGCACCGGTCAAGGGCAGCCGGGATTCCATTGCCGACCAGCTCAAGCAGTTTATTGCTGCCGGGAAGTTGGTCATGGGGGTTTGCAACGGTTTTCAGTTGTTGGTGAAAATGGGTTATCTGCCCGCTTTAAACGGGGACTATCGCCAGACCTGCACTTTGACCTATAATGACGGCGGACGCTTTGAAGACCGCTGGTGCCGGTTGCAAGTCGACCAGGATTCTCCTTGTGTTTATACCTCCGGACTCGAAGAGCTTTATTTGCCGGTCCGACATGGGGAAGGAAAATTTCTTACCATTGATGCCACCACCTTGGAACAGCTTGAGAAAAATCATCTGACCGTCTTGAAATATGCCGATGCTACTCTTCAGCCGACCATGAACTATCCGGACAATCCCAACGGCAGCGAAGCAGCCATCGCCGGTATCTGTGATCCGAGTGGTCGGTTGTTCGGTCTGATGCCGCACCCTGAAGCTTTTGTCCACCGTACCCACCATCCGCGCTGGACCCGTGAAGAACTGCCGGAAGATGGCATGGGCTTGTGGTTGTATCAGAATGCGGTCCGGTTTATTGAAAAAGAGTTGTTGTGA
- the purF gene encoding amidophosphoribosyltransferase: MFDKLHEECGVFGIFGHPEAANLTYLGLYALQHRGQESCGIVASDGMRLKAHLGMGLVADVFKRDDIFERLPGSSAIGHVRYSTAGGNDMKNCQPIMVDYARGSIAVAHNGNLVNAQEIRNTLEQSGSIFSTTADTETIIHLIARAQSDSLIERVIEALNQVKGAYSLAFLTETRMIAVRDPNGFRPLSLGKLDGAFVVASESCAFDLIEAEYLREIEPGEMIIVDKNGMKSYFPFQQESRNTPCIFEYIYFARPDSRIFNRMVYPVRKEFGRQLAQQYPVDADLVMAVPDSGMPAAMGYAEEAGLPFELGLIRNHYVGRTFIEPQQSIRHFGVKLKLNPVREIIEGKRVVVVDDSIVRGTTSRKIVKMIRNAGAKEVHVRISSPPTSFPCFYGIDTPSRKELISASHTIEEIARYITADSLSYLSLEGLHAALAKFGDHKVDFCEACFSGNYPVKFPRLKDTNQLGLF, translated from the coding sequence ATGTTTGATAAATTACACGAAGAATGTGGCGTTTTTGGAATCTTCGGCCACCCGGAAGCAGCCAATCTGACCTATCTCGGGCTCTACGCCTTGCAACATCGCGGGCAGGAAAGTTGCGGTATTGTCGCTTCAGACGGTATGCGCTTGAAGGCCCATCTGGGTATGGGGCTGGTGGCGGACGTTTTCAAGCGGGACGATATTTTCGAACGGCTACCGGGGAGTTCGGCTATCGGCCATGTCCGTTATTCGACGGCCGGCGGCAACGACATGAAGAACTGTCAACCGATCATGGTTGATTATGCCCGGGGCAGTATTGCTGTGGCTCATAACGGCAACCTGGTCAATGCCCAGGAGATCCGCAACACCCTGGAACAGAGCGGCTCAATCTTTTCGACCACTGCGGACACTGAAACGATTATCCACCTGATTGCTAGGGCGCAGTCTGATTCATTGATTGAACGGGTCATCGAGGCTTTGAATCAGGTTAAGGGGGCTTATAGCCTGGCATTTCTGACCGAAACCCGGATGATTGCGGTGCGCGATCCCAATGGGTTCCGGCCACTGAGCCTGGGCAAGCTGGACGGCGCTTTTGTGGTCGCTTCGGAATCCTGCGCTTTCGATCTGATCGAAGCCGAATATCTGCGGGAAATAGAGCCGGGTGAGATGATCATTGTTGATAAAAACGGCATGAAATCCTATTTTCCCTTTCAGCAGGAATCCCGCAATACACCGTGCATTTTTGAATATATCTATTTTGCTCGGCCGGACAGCCGAATTTTCAACCGGATGGTTTATCCGGTGCGCAAAGAATTCGGTCGCCAGTTGGCGCAGCAATATCCGGTCGATGCCGATCTGGTCATGGCGGTCCCTGATTCGGGAATGCCAGCGGCAATGGGCTATGCGGAAGAGGCCGGTCTGCCCTTTGAGCTGGGGCTGATCCGTAACCATTATGTCGGCCGGACTTTTATTGAACCGCAACAATCGATCCGCCATTTTGGAGTCAAGCTGAAACTTAACCCGGTGCGTGAAATCATTGAAGGCAAACGAGTGGTCGTGGTCGATGACTCCATTGTTCGCGGAACCACCTCGCGAAAAATCGTCAAAATGATTCGCAATGCCGGAGCCAAAGAGGTGCATGTGCGGATTTCCAGTCCGCCGACCAGTTTCCCCTGCTTTTACGGGATTGATACGCCGTCGCGCAAAGAGCTGATTTCCGCTTCCCATACCATTGAAGAAATCGCCCGTTATATCACCGCTGACAGCCTTAGCTATCTGAGCCTGGAAGGGCTGCATGCTGCGCTGGCTAAATTCGGCGACCACAAGGTCGATTTCTGTGAAGCCTGCTTCAGCGGCAACTATCCGGTTAAATTCCCCCGGCTGAAAGATACCAATCAGCTGGGCCTTTTTTGA
- the pyrE gene encoding orotate phosphoribosyltransferase, with amino-acid sequence MSVKDELKAIIRELSYEEREVTLASGRKSNFYFDGKQTTLHARGGLLVGQAFWNEVKKIDDQVVGVGGLTLGADPIATATSIAAQLEGYHVHAFIIRKEPKGHGTGQWLEGRKNLPPGSKVVIVEDVTTTGGSSMKAVERAEEEGLNVVGIVTLVDREEGAREAIEGGGQILRAVFTKAEVVGA; translated from the coding sequence ATGAGCGTAAAAGATGAACTGAAGGCTATTATCCGTGAGCTTTCCTATGAGGAACGCGAGGTCACCTTGGCCTCAGGGCGGAAAAGCAATTTTTATTTCGACGGTAAACAGACCACCCTGCATGCTCGCGGTGGCTTGCTGGTGGGACAGGCTTTTTGGAATGAGGTCAAAAAAATTGATGATCAGGTGGTCGGAGTCGGTGGACTGACCCTCGGTGCAGACCCGATTGCGACGGCGACCTCGATTGCGGCCCAGTTGGAAGGGTATCATGTGCATGCGTTTATTATTCGCAAAGAGCCGAAAGGGCATGGTACCGGGCAATGGCTGGAAGGGCGCAAAAACCTTCCGCCGGGATCAAAGGTCGTGATTGTTGAGGACGTGACCACCACCGGCGGTTCCTCCATGAAAGCGGTGGAACGTGCCGAAGAAGAGGGGCTGAATGTTGTGGGCATTGTAACCCTGGTGGATCGCGAAGAAGGCGCTCGTGAAGCCATTGAAGGCGGCGGGCAAATTCTGCGGGCGGTTTTTACTAAGGCCGAAGTTGTCGGAGCGTAA